The Thermoleophilia bacterium sequence CACACGCTCCAGGGCACCACGCCGCTGACGCTCGGAACCTGGTATCACATCGCCGCCCAGTACGGGCCCAACGGCATGAAGCTCTTCGTCAACGGCCATCTCGAGGCCTCCAACTCATACGCCGGCGCGCCGGAACCGTTTGCCGGCGCCAGCGGCAGCGCCTGGTTCAGCCTCGGCGAGCACTACCTGGATGGCTCAGGACGCCCCCACACCGCCGGCGGCGACTACCGCGGCCTGCGCGTGTCGGAGTGGGACGAGTACGACGGCAACTTCACGCCGTACGACCTGCCCAGCGCCAACTCGGATACGCTGGTCTACGACGAGCTCGACGGATCGACGAACGGCGTCAACGAGGGCTTCGTGCCGACGCCCTGACGATAGCGAACTGGCATGATGAACACTGATCAGATCGTCATCACTCCGGTCGGTGTCGTGCGTAGCGACCAGAAGGAGCTCGTCTGGAGGCCGGAGTCGGGCGCGCTGTCATGGAACGACCGTGTGCGCCGAGAGAGAGCGAGCGCAGAGGCGGTCTCACGAATCGACATCGATCCGGCGCTGGACGGCATCCTCGACGGCATCGACGAGTACTCACACCTGGTCGTCCTGTGGTGGCCGGACAGGAATCAAGCAGCGTCCGGCCCGCGAGTGCGCGTGCGGCCGATGGGGCGTCAGGATCTGCCGCTCGTCGGCGTCTTCGCCACACGCAGTCCGATGCGACCCAACTCCATCCTCGCGACCGTCGTCACGCTCGTGCGGCGTCAAGGCCAGACGCTCGAGGTGAGGGGCCTCGACGCAGTCGACGGCACCCCCATTCTCGACATCAAGCCGCTGACGCCACACGACTGTCCTCCGGAAGAACGTCGTATACCGGAGTGGCTACAGCGCCTAGACCGCGAACGGGCAGCAGTAGACGACGAGTAGAAGATGAGCGAATGCGCCGCGGGTGGTGAGGCACGATGCCCCACCGCCCGCGGCGTTCCTCACACTGCGAAGCCGGGAGACGTGACTTACTCGTCGGCCGGGCTCCACACCTCCCACACGCGACCCACGAGGTCCGGGCCGGGATGAAGCACCTTCTTACCCGGCTCCCAGCCAGACGGGGTCACCTCGGCGCCCTTGGTGGCGCGCACATGCTGGAATGCCTTGAGCTGACGGATCGTCTCCGCCACCTTGCGGCCCACAGGCGGTGTAAGAACCTCCATGGCCTGGACCACGCCGTCGGGATCGATGATGAATCGGCCGCGTACATCGACTCCCGCTTGCTCGTCGTACACGCCGAACGCCGTCCCCAGATGCCCCGCCGAGTCGGCGAGCATCGGGAACGGCACGCCGCCGTCGACCATCTTGGTGAGCTCGTTCTCGTTCCACATCTTGTGGACGAACTGGGAGTCAACGCTGACTGAGAGCACTTCTGCGTCCAGAGCCTGAAACTCGCTGTACTTCTCGGCGACCGCCGAGATCTCCGTAGGTCAGACGAAGGTGAAGTCGCCCGGGTAGAAGCACAGGACGACCCAACGCCCGAGCAGATCGGAGAGCTTGACCTGAGTGAAGGCGCCTTTGTGGTACGCAGGGGCGGCGAAGTCCGGCGCCGGACGACCCACCATGATGCTACTCACGCTTGCCTCCTCCTTCACGCGCATCGTCGACTCGCCCTTCGCCGTCGGCTGCGCACCGACGACTGACCCAGTTGGACGAGCACAACCGATTGCCGGCTCCTCCATGTCTCACGCACCTCCTTGGCTTGGCTCGCTTTCATCGGACTCGGAATCAGCATAACAGTCCTCATCGGCAGTTCCGCCGACCACAGCGACGACAACGTCGCTGAACGCCTGCGCCGCCGGCAAGTCCGTGCCCGAGAGCACGAACGGGTTGCCGCTGTCGCCTCCCTCTCCGATGCGCGGATCGAGCGGGATGCGGGCCACAAGCGGGACGTTCATCTCGCGCGCCAGCCTCTCCCCTCCCGGCCCCGGGAAGGCAGTGACCGACGAGCCGCAGTGCGGACAGACGAGGTAGCTCATGTTCTCGACGATTCCGAGCACGGGCACCGAGAGCTGCCGGCAGAAGTTGATCGAGCGGCGCA is a genomic window containing:
- the prxU gene encoding thioredoxin-dependent peroxiredoxin (Most members of this family contain a selenocysteine.), which codes for MEEPAIGCARPTGSVVGAQPTAKGESTMRVKEEASVSSIMVGRPAPDFAAPAYHKGAFTQVKLSDLLGRWVVLCFYPGDFTFVUPTEISAVAEKYSEFQALDAEVLSVSVDSQFVHKMWNENELTKMVDGGVPFPMLADSAGHLGTAFGVYDEQAGVDVRGRFIIDPDGVVQAMEVLTPPVGRKVAETIRQLKAFQHVRATKGAEVTPSGWEPGKKVLHPGPDLVGRVWEVWSPADE
- the tsaA gene encoding tRNA (N6-threonylcarbamoyladenosine(37)-N6)-methyltransferase TrmO, which codes for MMNTDQIVITPVGVVRSDQKELVWRPESGALSWNDRVRRERASAEAVSRIDIDPALDGILDGIDEYSHLVVLWWPDRNQAASGPRVRVRPMGRQDLPLVGVFATRSPMRPNSILATVVTLVRRQGQTLEVRGLDAVDGTPILDIKPLTPHDCPPEERRIPEWLQRLDRERAAVDDE